One Pseudomonas sp. MH9.2 DNA segment encodes these proteins:
- the sbcB gene encoding exodeoxyribonuclease I produces the protein MTSSIFWYDYETTGINPRNDRALQVAGIRTDAELNEIAAPINLYCQPSEDILPHPAACLITGITPDRLAEQGLSEADFMTRVHAELSAPSTCGAGYNTLRFDDEVTRYSLYRNFFDPYAREWQGGNSRWDLIDVVRTAYALRPEGIVWPEEEGRVTLKLERLTAANSIDHGQAHDALSDVRATIALARLIREKQPKLYDYLFQLRSKQRVQDQIRLMQPLVHISGRFSAARSYLGVVLPLAWHPHNRNALIVCDLHQDPAPLLEQDADTLRQRLYTRRDDLADGELPVPLKLLHINRCPVVAPLNVLRAEDQQRLQLDMAQYQARAQQLTDAQELWQDKVKAVYGRENFTPSEDPEQQLYDGFLGDRDRRLCEQVRTAEPEQLARDEWPFDDERLPELLFRYRARNFANTLTVEEQQRWYTFCQQRLSRAESGAPNTLQSFTKSLVELSLSATPAQLKVLSQWQDYAQQLRERFSL, from the coding sequence GTGACCTCCAGCATCTTTTGGTACGACTATGAAACCACTGGCATCAACCCGCGCAATGATCGTGCGCTTCAGGTTGCCGGTATCCGCACGGACGCTGAGCTCAATGAGATCGCTGCGCCGATTAACCTCTACTGTCAGCCGAGCGAGGACATCCTGCCGCACCCGGCAGCGTGCCTGATCACCGGCATCACCCCTGACCGCCTGGCCGAACAGGGTTTGAGTGAAGCCGACTTCATGACCCGGGTGCATGCTGAGTTGTCGGCACCAAGCACCTGTGGCGCAGGCTACAACACCCTGCGCTTCGACGACGAAGTGACCCGTTACAGCCTGTATCGCAATTTTTTCGATCCCTATGCGCGGGAGTGGCAGGGCGGTAATAGCCGTTGGGATTTGATCGATGTCGTGCGAACGGCATATGCGTTGCGCCCGGAAGGGATCGTCTGGCCCGAGGAGGAGGGGCGAGTGACCTTGAAACTTGAGCGTCTGACCGCCGCCAATAGCATCGATCACGGTCAGGCTCATGATGCCTTGTCCGATGTGCGCGCTACGATCGCCTTGGCGCGTTTGATTCGTGAGAAGCAGCCGAAACTGTATGACTATTTGTTTCAGCTACGCAGCAAGCAGCGAGTGCAGGATCAGATCCGTTTGATGCAGCCGCTGGTTCACATCTCCGGGCGCTTCTCCGCTGCGCGCAGTTACTTGGGTGTGGTATTGCCGCTGGCGTGGCATCCGCACAATCGCAATGCGCTGATTGTCTGTGATTTACACCAGGACCCTGCGCCGTTGCTTGAGCAGGACGCCGATACATTGCGTCAGCGCTTATATACCCGGCGAGATGATCTTGCCGACGGTGAATTGCCGGTGCCGCTCAAGCTGTTGCATATAAACCGCTGCCCGGTGGTCGCGCCGCTCAACGTGCTGCGTGCCGAAGATCAGCAGCGTTTGCAATTGGACATGGCCCAGTATCAGGCGCGCGCGCAGCAGTTAACAGACGCGCAGGAACTTTGGCAGGATAAAGTGAAAGCCGTTTATGGCCGTGAAAATTTTACGCCCAGTGAAGACCCGGAGCAGCAGTTATATGACGGGTTCCTCGGTGACCGTGATCGACGGTTGTGTGAGCAAGTACGCACTGCCGAGCCGGAACAATTGGCCCGCGACGAATGGCCTTTTGATGATGAGCGTCTGCCTGAATTATTATTCAGATACCGCGCGAGGAACTTTGCCAACACCTTGACTGTCGAGGAGCAACAGCGCTGGTATACCTTTTGTCAGCAGCGCTTATCGCGGGCTGAGAGCGGAGCGCCTAATACATTACAAAGTTTTACGAAATCCCTGGTTGAGTTGTCCCTTAGTGCTACACCGGCCCAGCTTAAGGTATTGAGCCAATGGCAGGATTACGCCCAGCAACTGCGCGAGCGCTTCAGCCTCTGA
- the mvaT gene encoding histone-like nucleoid-structuring protein MvaT has product MSLINEYRATEEAIKELQARLKSLSQDDKLQTELEFEGKLRTLMGEYQKSLRDIIALLDPESKVSKTPRGAVKTTGTKRARKVKQYKNPHNGEVIETKGGNHKTLKEWKAKWGGDVVEGWATLLG; this is encoded by the coding sequence ATGTCCCTGATCAACGAATACCGTGCCACAGAAGAAGCCATCAAAGAACTGCAAGCCCGTTTGAAAAGTCTGTCGCAAGACGACAAACTGCAAACTGAGCTTGAATTTGAAGGCAAGCTGCGCACCCTGATGGGCGAATATCAAAAATCGCTGCGCGACATCATCGCCTTGCTTGATCCAGAGTCCAAAGTTAGCAAGACTCCTCGCGGCGCCGTGAAGACTACCGGCACCAAGCGTGCGCGCAAGGTCAAGCAGTACAAGAACCCGCACAACGGCGAAGTCATTGAAACCAAAGGCGGCAACCACAAGACTCTGAAAGAGTGGAAAGCCAAGTGGGGTGGTGATGTAGTTGAAGGCTGGGCAACTCTGCTGGGCTAA